From a region of the Leishmania major strain Friedlin complete genome, chromosome 32 genome:
- a CDS encoding putative NAD+ synthase, producing the protein MPVAPLHPELQRVLKENRRTRAFDPAAWIEMKCAKLNDYMQRCGLKACVTSVSGGIDSAVVLAMCAHAMRAHNSPIQKNVGLCQPIHSSDWALRRGKENIAACGATEVVVDQTALHTELATLVERAAGIEGGAFARGQLRSYMRTPPGFYVAQLLTQEGTPAVVMGTGNKDEDFYLGYFCKAGDGVVDVQIISDLHKSEVLLVAEVLGVPENTRHAAPSADLWEGQTDEDELGFPYDFVELFTEWYLKQRETTKIKFLNSLCDEARNQFERYVAACELVHRRNAHKLQGQVNL; encoded by the coding sequence AtgccggtggcgccgcttCATCCAGAGCTCCAGCGTGTGCTCAAAGAGAACCGCAGGACCCGCGCTTTCGACCCGGCTGCGTGGATTGAGATGAAGTGCGCGAAGCTGAACGACTACATGCAGCGGTGCGGTCTGAAGGCTTGCGTGACGAGTGTCTCGGGCGGCATCGACTCGGCCGTCGTGCTCGCcatgtgtgcgcacgcaaTGCGGGCGCACAACAGCCCCATTCAGAAAAACGTGGGACTGTGCCAGCCCATCCACAGTAGTGACTGGGCACTGAGAAGGGGAAAGGAGAATATCGCCGCCTGCGGCGCGACGGAGGTCGTTGTTGACCAAACCGCCCTCCACACCGAACTCGCCACGCTTGTAGAGAGGGCTGCCGGcatcgagggcggcgccTTTGCGCGtgggcagctgcgcagctACATGCGCACCCCACCAGGCTTTtacgtggcgcagctgctcaccCAAGAAGGTACACCGGCGGTTGTCATGGGCACCGGCAACAAGGACGAAGACTTTTACCTGGGCTACTTCTGCAAGGCTGGCGACGGTGTCGTAGATGTGCAGATCATCTCCGACCTACACAAGAGCGAGGTGCTCCTCGTTGCTGAGGTCCTTGGGGTACCGGAGAACACGCGCCATGCTGCCCCGTCGGCCGACCTCTGGGAGGGCCAGACTGATGAGGATGAGCTGGGCTTCCCGTACGACTTTGTAGAGCTTTTCACGGAGTGGTACTTGAAGCAGCGCGAGACGACCAAGATCAAGTTTCTGAATAGCCTATGTGATGAGGCCCGAAACCAGTTTGAGCGGTACGTCGCCGCCTGCGAGCTTGTGCACCGACGCAACGCGCACAAGCTGCAGGGTCAAGTGAACCTCTAA